The Castor canadensis chromosome 13, mCasCan1.hap1v2, whole genome shotgun sequence genome has a window encoding:
- the Rnf183 gene encoding E3 ubiquitin-protein ligase RNF183, with protein sequence MAEPQGRELAAECPVCWNPFNNTFHTPKLLDCCHSFCVECLAHLSLVTPARRRLLCPLCRQPTVLASGQPVTDLPTNTAMLTLLCLEPHHILEGRQLCLKDQPKSRYFLHQPRVYMLDLGPGPGSQTGPLQNMAPATRPLPTPTPTPTPSHYSLRECFRNPQFRIFAYLMAVILSVTLLLIFSIFWTKQFLWGVG encoded by the coding sequence ATGGCTGAGCCACAGGGACGGGAGCTGGCAGCTGAGTGTCCTGTCTGCTGGAACCCCTTCAACAACACATTCCACACCCCCAAACTGCTGGACTGTTGCCACTCCTTCTGTGTGGAATGCCTGGCCCACCTCAGCCTTGTGACTCCAGCCCGGCGTCGCTTGCTATGTCCACTCTGTCGCCAGCCTACCGTGCTGGCCTCGGGGCAGCCTGTTACTGACTTGCCCACCAACACTGCTATGCTGACCCTGCTCTGCCTGGAGCCACACCACATCCTGGAAGGCCGTCAGCTGTGTCTCAAGGACCAGCCCAAGAGCCGTTACTTCCTGCACCAGCCTCGGGTCTACATGCTGGACCTAGGCCCGGGGCCTGGGAGCCAGACTGGGCCCCTCCAGAACATGGCCCCTGCCACCAGGCCtctgcccacccccacccccacccccactcccagccACTACTCTCTGAGGGAGTGTTTCCGAAACCCTCAGTTCCGGATCTTTGCCTACCTAATGGCTGTCATCCTTAGTGTCACTCTGTTGCTCATCTTCTCCATCTTTTGGACCAAACAGTTCCTGTGGGGTGTGGGGTGA